Proteins from a genomic interval of Paraburkholderia sp. FT54:
- the glxR gene encoding 2-hydroxy-3-oxopropionate reductase, producing MAKVGFIGLGVMGAPMAANLQQGGHQLFVHDRNPAPANLIENGATLCESGKAVAQQADIVILMVPDTPHVESVLFGENGVASGLRANQIVVDMSSISPIATKEFARKINELGCQYLDAPVSGGEVGAKAASLTIMVGGPQAVFDKVKPLFELMGKNITLVGGNGDGQTTKVANQIIVALNIQAVSEALLFASKAGADPVKVRQALMGGFAASRILEVHGERMIKRTFDPGFRIELHQKDLNLALQGARALGVSLPHTASAQELMNACAANGMSRLDHSALCRAIELLSSYEIAGN from the coding sequence ATGGCAAAAGTTGGATTTATCGGTCTGGGTGTCATGGGTGCGCCGATGGCCGCCAATCTGCAGCAAGGCGGCCATCAACTATTTGTGCACGATCGGAACCCTGCGCCGGCGAACTTGATCGAGAATGGTGCGACGCTCTGCGAGTCCGGCAAAGCGGTGGCACAGCAAGCCGACATTGTTATCTTGATGGTGCCCGATACTCCACACGTGGAGTCGGTGCTCTTTGGGGAAAACGGCGTAGCAAGCGGACTCCGTGCGAATCAGATCGTGGTCGACATGAGTTCGATTTCGCCGATTGCGACGAAGGAGTTCGCAAGGAAGATCAACGAACTCGGATGCCAGTACCTCGATGCTCCGGTATCGGGTGGCGAAGTGGGCGCAAAGGCCGCGTCGCTGACGATCATGGTCGGCGGTCCGCAGGCGGTGTTCGACAAGGTCAAGCCTCTGTTTGAACTGATGGGCAAGAACATCACGCTCGTCGGCGGTAACGGCGATGGCCAGACCACCAAGGTGGCGAATCAGATCATCGTCGCCCTGAACATTCAGGCGGTGTCAGAAGCGTTGTTATTTGCCTCGAAGGCCGGCGCGGATCCGGTGAAAGTGCGCCAGGCACTGATGGGCGGCTTCGCAGCGTCGCGGATTCTCGAAGTGCATGGCGAGCGGATGATTAAGCGGACGTTTGATCCGGGCTTCCGCATCGAACTGCACCAGAAGGACCTCAACCTCGCCTTGCAGGGTGCCAGGGCGCTTGGCGTTTCCTTGCCTCATACTGCGTCCGCGCAGGAACTGATGAACGCTTGCGCCGCGAACGGCATGAGCAGGCTCGACCACTCGGCTCTGTGCAGGGCAATCGAATTGCTGTCCAGCTACGAAATCGCCGGCAACTAA
- a CDS encoding ABC transporter permease encodes MQETRSPAPPYAPAALKWRRLLRRSRNKLVVAVCQLALLAALLALWQVATSSQALAFLFGSPSQIWGYLVKMQQDGSLVHDAGVTGMETLLGFLFGNVIGTVLGLSLWYSRFVSKVMQPFIVALGSIPIVALAPIVIIWFGTGLPSKLAMSTLSVVVVALVTAYKGATSVDDDQINQMRTLGATKRQTFRKLVIPASLRDIFAGFRLTVGFALIGAIVGEFMSSDDGLGHAIFKAGSLYIIPKVFAGVVVTIGLALFLSFLVGRLERFLMPWHKFD; translated from the coding sequence GTGCAAGAAACCCGCTCCCCGGCGCCCCCGTATGCCCCGGCAGCCCTCAAATGGCGCAGGCTGCTGCGCCGCTCCCGCAACAAGCTCGTCGTGGCCGTCTGCCAACTCGCGCTACTCGCTGCACTGCTCGCCCTGTGGCAAGTTGCGACGTCCAGTCAGGCGCTGGCCTTCCTGTTCGGTTCGCCCAGTCAGATCTGGGGTTACCTCGTAAAAATGCAGCAGGATGGCAGTCTCGTGCACGACGCCGGCGTGACTGGCATGGAAACGCTGCTTGGCTTTCTGTTCGGCAATGTCATCGGCACCGTGCTCGGCTTGTCACTATGGTATTCGCGCTTCGTCTCGAAGGTCATGCAGCCGTTCATCGTTGCGCTGGGCTCGATTCCGATCGTCGCACTCGCGCCTATCGTCATCATCTGGTTCGGTACCGGGCTCCCGTCCAAACTCGCGATGTCGACGCTGTCCGTCGTGGTGGTGGCGCTGGTCACCGCGTACAAGGGGGCGACCAGCGTCGATGACGATCAGATCAATCAGATGCGCACGCTCGGCGCGACCAAGCGGCAGACTTTCCGTAAGCTGGTGATCCCCGCCTCACTGCGCGACATCTTCGCGGGCTTCAGGCTCACGGTCGGCTTTGCGTTGATTGGTGCCATTGTGGGCGAATTCATGTCGTCGGACGACGGGCTCGGCCATGCGATCTTCAAGGCGGGTAGCCTTTACATCATCCCCAAAGTATTCGCCGGCGTGGTGGTGACCATCGGGCTCGCGCTCTTCCTGTCGTTCCTCGTCGGTCGGCTCGAGCGCTTCCTCATGCCCTGGCACAAGTTTGATTGA
- a CDS encoding IS481 family transposase, protein MDREIATRLRWVLMYHETGNAGLVCARCGISRPTLRKWLRRYWDAGEEGLRSQSRRPLNSPNRKVSEADRATILQLRAERKGARRIQNELRLHEQRELSLATIHKVLTKASVKPLVRSRRPANPKRYSRPVPGDRVQMDTMKIARGVYQYTAIDDCSRFRVLAVYPRRNARNTLFFLDRVIEEMPFPIQRIQTDRGGEFFAESVQRRLMNECIKFRPIPPRSPHLNGKVERSQLTDLNEFWFHHATTENEIDRRIEEWQFDYNWRRPHGSLGGKTPVDRIAEVGEITPLAEQVESAYDGLKERIRHREWRVDKTLAEHHRRALELASPTGATNSSAPRKRHSGK, encoded by the coding sequence ATGGACCGCGAGATTGCAACTCGATTACGTTGGGTGCTGATGTATCACGAGACCGGCAACGCCGGTCTCGTATGCGCGCGGTGTGGCATCTCGCGACCGACACTTCGCAAATGGTTACGGCGCTACTGGGATGCTGGAGAAGAAGGTCTGCGCTCCCAAAGTCGCCGCCCTCTCAACAGTCCAAACCGAAAGGTTTCCGAAGCTGATCGGGCGACGATTCTCCAACTGCGTGCAGAGCGCAAGGGAGCACGCCGGATTCAGAACGAGTTACGGCTACATGAACAAAGAGAACTGTCCCTCGCGACCATTCACAAGGTTCTGACCAAGGCGTCTGTAAAGCCATTGGTGCGTTCCAGGCGGCCGGCAAATCCCAAACGCTATAGCCGCCCGGTTCCCGGGGATCGAGTCCAGATGGACACGATGAAGATCGCGCGAGGCGTCTATCAATACACGGCCATCGACGACTGCTCGCGCTTCCGCGTACTGGCTGTCTACCCGCGCCGAAACGCCCGAAATACGCTGTTTTTTCTTGATCGTGTCATCGAAGAGATGCCATTTCCAATCCAGCGTATCCAGACCGACAGGGGTGGCGAGTTCTTCGCCGAATCGGTGCAGCGGCGTCTGATGAACGAGTGCATCAAATTCCGGCCGATTCCGCCACGCTCCCCACACCTCAATGGCAAGGTCGAGCGTTCACAGCTTACTGACCTCAACGAGTTCTGGTTCCACCATGCCACTACCGAGAACGAGATTGACCGGCGAATTGAGGAGTGGCAGTTCGACTACAACTGGCGCCGCCCGCACGGCTCACTCGGTGGCAAGACGCCCGTCGACCGCATCGCAGAAGTGGGCGAAATCACACCTCTCGCGGAGCAGGTGGAAAGCGCCTACGACGGGCTGAAAGAGAGAATCCGGCATCGCGAATGGCGAGTTGACAAGACCCTTGCCGAACATCATCGGCGTGCGCTTGAACTCGCGTCTCCTACCGGAGCCACGAACTCAAGCGCACCAAGAAAACGGCATTCAGGAAAGTGA
- a CDS encoding FmdB family zinc ribbon protein codes for MPTYPYRCETCGTFSVMRPVAERDAACTCPTCSAIAQRMLAMPALAFMSSTGGAERQVNERAVYTHQHGAGCGCGSSVQSGAESPVS; via the coding sequence ATGCCGACTTATCCCTATCGTTGTGAAACCTGTGGCACGTTCTCCGTCATGCGTCCTGTCGCTGAACGCGACGCAGCCTGTACTTGCCCCACGTGTAGCGCCATAGCGCAGCGCATGCTGGCAATGCCTGCGCTGGCCTTTATGTCGTCGACGGGGGGTGCCGAACGCCAAGTCAACGAACGTGCGGTTTACACGCATCAGCATGGAGCGGGGTGCGGCTGCGGGTCGAGCGTACAGTCAGGCGCCGAATCGCCGGTGAGCTGA
- a CDS encoding heme-binding protein: MSNLNLQLAQALLARAVDNVRQQFGKPVCISVCDSHGLLVAFFRMDDAPVRSIQLAHQKAYTCTRMGVTTEAFHARLRRDEIPISYFCDPLLTALPGGAVLSDAQGGVIGAIGISGLTPAEDQAVADELARFGTPCHLQDDAPLGVRG, encoded by the coding sequence TTGAGCAATTTGAACCTCCAATTGGCGCAGGCACTGCTCGCACGCGCGGTCGATAACGTGCGCCAGCAGTTTGGCAAGCCGGTGTGCATCTCCGTGTGTGATAGCCACGGCCTTCTCGTTGCATTTTTCCGGATGGACGATGCTCCCGTGCGCAGCATCCAGTTAGCGCACCAGAAGGCTTACACGTGTACCCGTATGGGTGTGACAACGGAGGCATTCCATGCGCGGCTGCGCCGCGACGAAATTCCAATCAGCTATTTCTGCGATCCATTGTTGACTGCGCTGCCGGGCGGTGCGGTGCTAAGCGACGCCCAAGGCGGCGTGATCGGGGCGATCGGTATAAGTGGCCTCACGCCAGCCGAAGATCAGGCTGTCGCCGACGAGCTTGCCCGCTTCGGCACCCCATGCCACTTGCAGGACGACGCGCCATTAGGTGTGCGCGGGTAA
- a CDS encoding D-glycerate dehydrogenase: MKRFNVYVTRMISQETIDELRQFHDVEVNPHDRALTRDELLEAVQGRDAVITLLTDTIDGEVLDAAGPQCKIFANYAVGFNNFDLQAATQRGVIMTNTPGVLDDATATYAWALMLATARRISESERFVRADKWQGWAPMAFIGQDVDNKTLGVAGMGRIGSKFARKAAAFDMKVIYTDAHRNPEIERQVGATFVDKETLLRESDYLSLHLPLLPETQHYIGAAELAKMKRTAILINAARGPLVDEKALVAALRDKVIWGAGLDVFEREPELEPGLSSLDNVLVVPHIASATIETRLAMGKIATENVISVLKGEKPQTCINPEVLRSAA; this comes from the coding sequence ATGAAACGGTTTAACGTTTATGTGACACGAATGATCTCGCAAGAGACGATTGACGAACTGCGGCAGTTCCACGACGTCGAGGTCAATCCGCATGATCGGGCACTCACGCGCGACGAACTGCTGGAAGCAGTGCAAGGTCGGGACGCCGTAATCACCCTGCTGACCGACACAATTGACGGCGAAGTGCTCGATGCCGCCGGCCCGCAATGCAAGATCTTCGCGAATTACGCTGTTGGCTTCAATAACTTCGACCTGCAGGCGGCGACTCAACGCGGCGTGATCATGACCAATACGCCGGGTGTGCTTGACGACGCCACGGCAACATATGCATGGGCGCTAATGCTTGCGACAGCACGGCGCATCTCTGAGTCCGAACGCTTCGTGCGTGCGGATAAGTGGCAGGGGTGGGCGCCGATGGCATTTATCGGCCAGGACGTCGACAACAAGACTCTGGGTGTCGCAGGCATGGGTCGGATCGGATCGAAATTCGCGCGCAAGGCGGCCGCCTTCGACATGAAGGTGATCTACACCGACGCACATCGCAATCCCGAAATCGAACGTCAGGTCGGCGCGACATTTGTCGACAAGGAAACGCTCCTGCGAGAGTCGGATTATCTGTCGTTGCACCTGCCGCTTCTGCCAGAAACGCAGCATTACATCGGCGCGGCTGAGCTTGCGAAGATGAAGCGGACAGCCATCCTGATCAATGCAGCCCGCGGTCCGCTGGTCGATGAAAAGGCACTCGTCGCCGCGCTGCGCGACAAGGTAATTTGGGGGGCCGGGCTCGACGTGTTCGAGCGCGAACCCGAACTCGAGCCAGGATTGAGCAGCCTCGATAACGTGCTTGTCGTACCGCACATCGCTTCCGCGACGATCGAGACGCGCCTTGCGATGGGTAAGATCGCAACGGAAAACGTCATCAGCGTGCTGAAAGGCGAAAAGCCGCAGACCTGTATCAACCCCGAAGTATTGCGCTCCGCGGCGTAA
- a CDS encoding ABC transporter ATP-binding protein, with the protein MKVAGAEAPPAQAGGAVHPLTPLVACGVGKSYGEDDGELNQVIGDISFSLRAGEIVSLVGPSGCGKTTLLNLMSGLTQPTRGSVLWHGQPLQDVPKGIGYMLQKDMLMPWRTVLANVTLGLELTGMPRAHREKKAHAMLGKVGLAPYYNYYPSALSGGMRARVALARTLVTDPEVMLLDEPFAALDFQTKLVLESDMARLVRGQGRSVLLITHDVEEAVSLSDRVIVLTHRPSSIKAIHEIHLDCDRNDMMAARDAAGFTAHVREIWSQLDVRMGER; encoded by the coding sequence ATGAAGGTGGCGGGCGCGGAAGCGCCTCCGGCGCAGGCGGGAGGGGCGGTCCACCCGCTGACCCCACTGGTTGCGTGCGGGGTCGGCAAATCATATGGCGAAGATGACGGGGAGTTGAATCAAGTCATCGGTGACATTTCCTTCAGCCTGCGCGCGGGGGAAATTGTCAGCCTGGTGGGCCCGTCTGGTTGCGGCAAGACCACACTGCTGAACCTGATGAGCGGTCTTACGCAGCCGACACGTGGCTCGGTGCTGTGGCACGGCCAGCCGCTTCAGGACGTCCCCAAGGGCATCGGCTACATGTTGCAGAAGGACATGCTGATGCCATGGCGCACCGTGCTGGCCAACGTCACACTTGGCCTCGAACTGACCGGAATGCCGCGCGCGCATCGCGAGAAAAAGGCGCATGCGATGCTCGGCAAGGTCGGACTCGCACCGTATTACAACTATTACCCGTCGGCTCTATCGGGCGGCATGCGTGCGCGCGTTGCGCTCGCACGCACGCTGGTGACCGACCCCGAAGTGATGCTGCTAGACGAGCCGTTCGCCGCGCTCGATTTCCAGACGAAACTGGTGCTGGAAAGCGACATGGCCCGGCTGGTCAGGGGCCAAGGTCGCTCCGTCCTGCTGATCACACACGACGTCGAGGAGGCGGTCTCGTTGTCAGACCGTGTGATCGTCCTCACCCACCGTCCGTCCAGCATCAAGGCAATCCACGAGATCCACCTGGATTGCGACCGCAACGACATGATGGCCGCCCGCGACGCTGCGGGCTTCACCGCCCACGTACGCGAGATCTGGTCTCAGCTCGACGTGCGCATGGGTGAACGTTGA
- a CDS encoding acetamidase/formamidase family protein — protein sequence MSTLSTHHQIIRKDDLKYALTATDGFIAEVSPGETFEVETELNIGGHLITQLDEKLDESKVKLPFVNPATGPVRLRGAKPGDMVVIDVLEVGVHGLGYTALWPGIGIFPDWVRKKEFGIQNRNVVVENGIVHWSDSLKLEAKPMIGVIGVAPVAGGTLTVDNGTHGGNLDIQEVTNGNRIMFPVFHEGAYLYFGDVHALQGDAECNGMGAIEIRGHLKLKVDLVRAPSRMTWPRIETPTHICTVGCARPLDDALRIAFEEMVYWLEEGYGIPGAEAYMLLGQIAEARCTQMVNPKYTYICKVDKKYLPKR from the coding sequence ATGAGCACGCTATCCACACATCACCAGATCATCCGCAAGGATGACCTGAAGTACGCACTGACGGCTACCGATGGTTTCATCGCTGAAGTCTCGCCTGGCGAAACCTTCGAGGTCGAGACCGAATTGAACATCGGTGGCCACCTGATCACGCAACTCGACGAAAAGCTTGACGAGTCGAAAGTGAAGCTCCCGTTCGTCAATCCGGCCACCGGGCCTGTGCGTCTGCGCGGCGCGAAGCCTGGCGATATGGTCGTGATCGACGTCCTCGAAGTTGGCGTGCACGGCCTCGGTTATACCGCGCTGTGGCCGGGCATCGGCATTTTTCCGGATTGGGTCCGTAAGAAGGAATTCGGCATTCAGAATCGCAACGTCGTCGTCGAAAATGGCATTGTTCACTGGAGCGACTCGCTCAAGCTGGAAGCCAAACCGATGATCGGCGTGATCGGCGTGGCGCCGGTGGCGGGCGGCACGCTCACCGTCGACAACGGTACCCACGGTGGCAACCTGGACATCCAGGAAGTCACGAATGGCAATCGCATCATGTTTCCGGTGTTCCATGAAGGCGCGTACCTGTATTTCGGCGACGTGCACGCGTTGCAGGGCGACGCCGAGTGTAACGGCATGGGGGCGATCGAAATTCGTGGCCACCTGAAGCTCAAGGTCGATCTCGTCCGCGCGCCGAGCCGCATGACCTGGCCGCGCATCGAGACGCCGACGCACATCTGCACCGTCGGCTGCGCGCGGCCGCTCGACGACGCGCTGCGCATCGCGTTCGAGGAAATGGTCTATTGGCTGGAAGAGGGCTACGGCATCCCTGGTGCCGAAGCCTACATGCTGCTCGGCCAGATCGCGGAAGCGCGCTGTACCCAGATGGTGAATCCGAAATACACCTATATCTGCAAGGTCGACAAAAAATACTTGCCCAAGCGTTGA
- a CDS encoding ABC transporter substrate-binding protein, with protein MKRGTFSAEGSGSATGAVPRLGRVLLATLSACAFGFAHPASAAPLQPIEFSEAVHNLGYIDLYVAQHAKLFEKYGLTVHLTAAGGDTQAFAAVLGKTAQFAVGDPTMVEMSRERGGPGMVVGTLVQRAHYFGVSKTVARITDPKAFKGLTLVTSPDPNTEYSVTKKLLQDNGLKVGTDAKIVEVTPGTEIGAMLAGRADIAFAQQPMVAAAMAQGAKVVFDFSSYMGPFCNTGIMVLPEYAKAHPEIVQSLTNALEEAARLTYAKPDYAKEVARAEFPDLPADVVNKAIDMELQYKIPAQTLPVDRQQWDKLISMQKYLGNVQGTLSYNDVIDNTFSNKAVKTAVAGAGVTVAGSK; from the coding sequence ATGAAAAGAGGTACGTTTTCAGCAGAAGGTTCGGGCTCTGCTACCGGTGCCGTGCCCCGGCTTGGGCGTGTTCTGCTCGCTACGCTCAGCGCCTGCGCTTTCGGGTTCGCTCACCCCGCTTCCGCGGCGCCGCTGCAACCCATCGAATTTTCCGAGGCCGTACATAACCTCGGTTACATCGACCTTTACGTTGCACAGCACGCGAAGCTGTTCGAGAAGTACGGGCTGACCGTGCACCTGACCGCGGCCGGTGGAGACACGCAGGCTTTCGCCGCGGTGCTCGGCAAGACCGCGCAGTTCGCCGTCGGCGATCCCACCATGGTGGAGATGTCTCGCGAACGCGGCGGACCGGGCATGGTCGTCGGGACGCTGGTGCAGCGTGCTCATTACTTTGGCGTATCGAAGACCGTGGCGCGTATCACCGATCCCAAGGCTTTCAAAGGCCTGACCCTGGTCACGTCGCCCGATCCGAATACCGAATACAGCGTCACGAAGAAACTGCTGCAGGACAATGGCCTGAAAGTCGGCACAGACGCGAAGATCGTCGAAGTCACCCCAGGCACGGAAATCGGTGCAATGCTCGCGGGCCGTGCCGACATCGCGTTCGCGCAGCAGCCGATGGTCGCGGCCGCAATGGCGCAAGGGGCGAAAGTGGTATTCGACTTCTCGAGCTATATGGGTCCGTTCTGCAATACGGGGATCATGGTACTGCCCGAGTATGCCAAGGCCCATCCCGAGATCGTGCAGTCGCTCACGAACGCATTGGAAGAAGCCGCACGTCTTACGTATGCCAAGCCAGACTACGCGAAGGAGGTTGCCCGTGCGGAGTTCCCGGACCTGCCCGCCGACGTTGTGAACAAGGCAATCGACATGGAGTTGCAGTATAAGATCCCGGCGCAAACGCTGCCGGTCGACCGGCAGCAGTGGGACAAGCTGATATCGATGCAGAAGTACCTGGGCAACGTACAAGGGACGCTGTCCTATAACGACGTGATCGACAACACCTTTTCCAACAAGGCAGTCAAGACCGCCGTGGCAGGAGCAGGCGTAACGGTGGCGGGGTCCAAATGA